Proteins co-encoded in one Rhodococcus sp. PAMC28707 genomic window:
- a CDS encoding MMPL family transporter: MSESDTVPDSRRESEKQQHRKPGILGRLGSTMVTRRKWVFGVWLIALVALGSAAPSVFTSLAGAGWQANGSESVQVRELAQEHFGGNSSAAVQVVVHSDTATIDDPAVQQTLAAVTEVFDGDARFGEIIAPQPGMTISPDQHTGIVIAGANASTDEMVKAVDDVKGDLTALSGDGIEVYPTGSSALWSDFNKANHDAMIQAELISWPVTLAIMVLAFGSLVAAGLPLLLTVAGLVASAGGLVLLNQVTPISVWAMNFAMMFALALGIDYALFIVARFRDALRKSDPRAAVAETMDTAGKAVVLSGLTVLVSLTAVLLVPAPAVRTMAVGIMLAVFFVLVATLTLLPATLGALGNKVNAASLPYAKRQTHRSPKFAAWGELLHKHPWPFAVVSVGILIALALPVLGLKVAMPSIAVVPEDAPVRQGYELVQTQFGDGAPGALQIVVADADAQQTASAAAGVDGIAMVTPPQPAMDGSGYSLLQALPTVDPSDEAMGTILADLRAELPESALVGGAPAENLDLQQALNDYLPLVIGIILVLGFILLLVALQAPLIAVLGTVVSLLSTAAAFGVAKLIFQDGHGASLLGFTPQGFLDGWGPVFFFAMIFAIAMDYTVFLLATAKEHYEKSGDAKIAQVDGLAHSGRVILAAAAVMVAVFFTFALSDPLPPKEMGIILGVAVLLDAVLIRLILLPVMLRLTGHAAWWSPAWLRKVLPSISFSH; this comes from the coding sequence ATGTCCGAGTCGGACACCGTTCCGGATTCACGCCGTGAATCGGAAAAACAACAGCACCGCAAACCCGGCATACTCGGCCGACTGGGTAGCACCATGGTCACCCGTCGCAAGTGGGTGTTCGGGGTCTGGCTCATCGCTCTCGTCGCTCTCGGGTCCGCGGCACCATCGGTCTTCACCTCGCTCGCCGGCGCCGGATGGCAGGCCAACGGATCCGAATCCGTCCAGGTCCGCGAACTCGCACAAGAACACTTCGGCGGGAACTCCTCGGCCGCAGTGCAGGTCGTGGTGCACTCCGACACCGCGACGATCGACGACCCCGCCGTGCAGCAGACACTCGCCGCGGTCACCGAAGTCTTCGACGGCGACGCCCGGTTCGGCGAGATCATCGCCCCACAACCAGGCATGACGATCAGCCCCGACCAGCACACCGGCATCGTCATCGCAGGCGCCAATGCAAGCACCGACGAGATGGTCAAAGCCGTCGACGATGTCAAAGGCGACCTGACCGCACTATCCGGTGACGGCATCGAGGTCTACCCCACCGGATCGTCCGCACTGTGGTCGGACTTCAACAAGGCCAACCACGACGCCATGATCCAGGCCGAGTTGATCTCCTGGCCAGTCACTTTGGCGATCATGGTTCTCGCGTTCGGCTCCCTCGTCGCCGCAGGCCTCCCGTTGCTGCTGACCGTCGCCGGACTCGTCGCCTCCGCAGGCGGGCTCGTGCTGCTGAATCAGGTCACGCCGATCTCGGTGTGGGCGATGAACTTCGCAATGATGTTCGCGCTCGCCCTCGGAATCGACTACGCCCTCTTCATCGTCGCCCGGTTCCGTGACGCCCTACGCAAGTCCGATCCGCGGGCCGCGGTCGCCGAAACCATGGACACCGCCGGTAAAGCAGTGGTGCTCTCCGGCCTGACCGTGCTGGTCAGCCTCACCGCCGTCCTACTCGTCCCTGCCCCCGCGGTGCGGACGATGGCCGTCGGAATCATGCTCGCAGTGTTCTTCGTCCTCGTCGCCACCCTGACATTGCTGCCGGCGACGCTCGGCGCCCTCGGCAACAAGGTCAACGCCGCATCACTGCCCTACGCCAAACGCCAAACGCACCGCTCACCGAAGTTCGCGGCCTGGGGCGAACTGCTCCACAAGCACCCATGGCCGTTCGCAGTCGTCTCAGTCGGCATCTTGATCGCACTCGCATTGCCCGTCCTGGGGCTCAAGGTTGCGATGCCGTCCATCGCCGTCGTCCCCGAGGACGCACCCGTCCGCCAAGGCTACGAACTGGTCCAGACACAGTTCGGCGACGGAGCACCCGGCGCACTACAGATAGTCGTCGCCGACGCCGATGCCCAGCAAACCGCGTCAGCGGCAGCAGGCGTCGACGGAATCGCCATGGTCACCCCACCCCAACCCGCCATGGACGGTTCGGGATACTCACTCCTACAAGCACTTCCGACGGTCGATCCTTCGGACGAAGCGATGGGCACCATACTCGCCGACCTCCGCGCCGAGCTTCCGGAGTCTGCACTGGTCGGCGGCGCACCGGCAGAGAACCTGGACCTGCAGCAGGCCCTGAACGACTACCTACCGCTGGTGATCGGCATCATCCTCGTCCTCGGCTTCATTCTGCTGCTCGTCGCACTGCAAGCTCCGTTGATCGCAGTCCTCGGAACTGTCGTCAGTCTGCTGTCCACCGCCGCCGCATTCGGTGTCGCGAAGCTGATCTTCCAGGACGGCCACGGCGCATCCTTGCTCGGCTTCACCCCACAGGGCTTCCTCGACGGCTGGGGACCGGTGTTCTTCTTCGCGATGATCTTCGCCATCGCCATGGACTACACCGTCTTCCTCCTCGCCACCGCGAAAGAACACTACGAGAAGTCCGGTGACGCCAAGATCGCCCAGGTCGACGGCCTCGCCCATTCCGGTCGCGTCATCCTCGCGGCAGCAGCGGTGATGGTCGCGGTGTTCTTCACCTTCGCGCTCTCCGATCCGCTACCGCCGAAAGAAATGGGCATCATTCTCGGTGTCGCAGTCCTACTCGACGCGGTACTGATCAGGCTCATCCTGCTCCCGGTGATGCTGCGCCTGACCGGCCACGCGGCCTGGTGGTCACCGGCATGGCTCCGCAAGGTTCTGCCGTCCATCAGCTTTTCCCACTGA
- a CDS encoding metal-sensitive transcriptional regulator, which yields MNGDQDSIALVLNRLRRAHGQLAGVIGMIENGRDCKDVVTQLAAVSRALDKAGFKIVATGLRECITGETAGNTEPMTEAELEKLFLALA from the coding sequence ATGAACGGCGACCAAGACAGCATCGCATTGGTACTCAACCGACTGCGACGCGCACATGGCCAACTCGCCGGCGTGATCGGCATGATCGAAAACGGACGCGACTGCAAAGACGTTGTCACCCAACTCGCCGCCGTCTCCCGCGCACTCGACAAAGCCGGCTTCAAAATCGTCGCCACCGGTCTGCGCGAATGCATCACCGGCGAGACCGCCGGCAATACCGAACCGATGACCGAGGCCGAACTCGAGAAGCTATTCCTCGCGCTGGCTTGA
- the phnE gene encoding phosphonate ABC transporter, permease protein PhnE, whose protein sequence is MTTLDVRRLEVPPHPRRRMGMIGGAALVVGLIAVHIWAVEETDVSATALISGWQGIASFLGSAFPPDFSWTTVVQPGIEACLVTLAIGLVGTTFSIPFSILFAVLGSRSTNRNPFAYQAARAVMSFLRAVPDIVFALIFVTAVGLGPFAGVLAIILHNTGVMAKLWSEAMEEIDQGPIDALRVAGASSTQVAVHVVLPTVVPQFVGLLLYRLDVNVRSSLVLGLVGAGGIGFLINQSISLFRFDEMMTYILMVLVLVVAVDLLSGAVRKRLGA, encoded by the coding sequence ATGACCACTCTCGATGTTCGTCGTCTCGAGGTACCGCCTCACCCGCGCCGCCGAATGGGCATGATCGGGGGCGCGGCCCTCGTCGTCGGTTTGATCGCGGTGCACATCTGGGCGGTGGAGGAAACCGATGTATCCGCAACCGCCCTCATCAGCGGGTGGCAGGGCATCGCCTCGTTCCTCGGTTCTGCTTTCCCACCGGACTTTTCGTGGACGACCGTCGTGCAACCGGGCATCGAGGCATGCCTGGTCACTCTGGCGATCGGACTCGTCGGCACGACGTTCTCCATCCCGTTCTCGATTCTGTTCGCCGTACTCGGATCGCGGTCGACGAACCGAAACCCGTTCGCATATCAGGCCGCTCGCGCCGTCATGTCGTTCCTGCGCGCGGTTCCCGACATCGTGTTTGCGCTCATCTTCGTCACCGCCGTCGGGCTCGGTCCGTTCGCAGGCGTGCTGGCGATCATCCTGCACAACACCGGAGTGATGGCCAAGCTGTGGTCCGAGGCGATGGAAGAAATCGACCAGGGGCCCATCGACGCACTACGTGTCGCCGGAGCGTCGAGCACGCAGGTAGCTGTCCATGTAGTCCTACCGACGGTTGTTCCGCAGTTCGTCGGCCTGTTGCTCTACCGGCTCGACGTCAACGTCCGGTCCTCGCTCGTCCTCGGACTGGTCGGCGCAGGTGGTATCGGATTCCTCATCAACCAGTCGATTTCACTGTTCCGTTTCGATGAAATGATGACCTACATCCTGATGGTTCTGGTGCTCGTCGTCGCCGTCGACCTGCTCAGCGGTGCAGTGCGCAAGCGCCTCGGGGCATGA
- a CDS encoding NAD(P)/FAD-dependent oxidoreductase — protein sequence MNNRSRTWDVAVIGGGAAGLSAAVTLARSRRSVIVVDAGRPRNAPAEGVHNFLTRDGISATELTAVGRDELTSYGGTVISGRAVAAQRTETGFTVDVADGQKVNARKLLVASGLTDTLPDIAGLRERWGRDVLHCPYCHGWEVRDQAIGVLGTGPGAVHQALMFRQLSDDVTLFLHTAPEPTEQQWEVLAARGISVIDGLVAGVLVDDDRMTGVRLGSGDSFACQALVVAPLFSAHSEVLESLELNPTEQRAGEALLGSVFAADPSGATQVPGVWVAGNVADMYAGVINSAAAGFTAAAAINASLLDEDVRRVVDETRTAPTAPDVFSAAAATLGARRHRFPTESKVRQ from the coding sequence ATGAACAATCGATCCCGCACCTGGGATGTTGCAGTGATCGGTGGTGGTGCTGCCGGGTTGAGCGCAGCGGTGACACTGGCGCGTTCCCGACGCTCGGTGATCGTCGTCGACGCCGGACGCCCCCGCAACGCGCCCGCCGAGGGAGTGCACAATTTCTTGACTCGGGACGGCATCTCCGCGACGGAGTTGACTGCTGTCGGTCGAGACGAACTGACGTCCTACGGCGGTACGGTGATCTCCGGACGTGCTGTTGCTGCCCAGCGCACCGAGACTGGCTTCACAGTCGATGTGGCCGACGGGCAGAAGGTGAACGCCCGGAAGCTTCTGGTCGCCAGCGGACTCACCGACACACTCCCCGATATCGCTGGTCTGCGCGAGCGGTGGGGGCGTGACGTGCTGCACTGCCCGTACTGCCATGGATGGGAAGTGCGGGACCAGGCCATCGGAGTTCTCGGCACCGGGCCGGGCGCCGTGCATCAGGCTTTGATGTTCCGTCAGCTCAGTGACGATGTCACTTTGTTTTTGCACACAGCTCCGGAACCGACCGAGCAGCAGTGGGAAGTGCTCGCCGCCCGCGGAATCTCGGTGATCGACGGCCTCGTCGCCGGTGTCCTCGTCGACGACGATCGCATGACGGGTGTCAGGTTGGGCTCGGGCGACTCATTCGCCTGCCAAGCCTTGGTAGTTGCGCCGCTCTTCTCCGCGCACTCCGAGGTGCTCGAGTCACTCGAGCTGAATCCAACCGAACAGAGGGCGGGTGAGGCGCTCCTCGGCTCCGTATTCGCCGCAGATCCGAGCGGAGCCACCCAGGTTCCTGGCGTCTGGGTGGCCGGAAATGTCGCCGATATGTATGCCGGAGTGATCAATTCGGCAGCGGCAGGATTCACCGCAGCGGCGGCGATCAATGCGAGCCTCCTCGACGAGGACGTGCGACGCGTCGTCGACGAGACGCGAACTGCGCCGACGGCACCTGATGTGTTCTCCGCCGCGGCAGCAACTCTGGGCGCCCGACGTCATAGATTTCCCACCGAATCGAAGGTACGACAGTGA
- a CDS encoding zinc-binding dehydrogenase — protein sequence MTALAAVWSGSAFSLQQVPFPDLADGEVLVEIELSTVCGSDLHTVAGHRSTPVPTVLGHESVGRVVDIGTGATVAVGDRVVWTVGTACGACRRCVRGVPQKCVDLRKYGHAAISDRWILNGGFATHIHLLAGTRAVVVPEDLPAALLAPAGCATATVVCAARRIGLAAGDAVVVLGCGMLGLTAVAYALDRGATSVLACDPNPARRAAASEIGATAVCAPEELADIGRGADAIFELSGSSSSVAAALEVVGLGGRIVLVGSVFPSSAVAFDPEFLVRNLVTVSGSHNYAPSDLVEAVEFLQRTPAAHLLAAAVGERHPLEEIDAAFASGRSAVRGAVG from the coding sequence ATGACCGCTCTCGCGGCAGTGTGGTCGGGGAGCGCATTTTCCCTACAACAGGTGCCGTTTCCGGACTTGGCCGATGGTGAGGTCCTCGTCGAGATCGAACTGTCGACGGTGTGCGGAAGCGACCTGCACACCGTCGCTGGGCATCGCAGCACACCGGTCCCCACTGTCCTCGGGCACGAAAGCGTCGGACGCGTGGTCGACATCGGCACGGGCGCGACCGTCGCCGTCGGAGATCGGGTGGTGTGGACCGTCGGCACGGCCTGCGGCGCCTGCAGGCGATGTGTGCGCGGTGTGCCGCAGAAGTGCGTCGACCTCCGCAAGTACGGGCATGCAGCAATCAGCGACCGGTGGATTCTCAACGGCGGCTTCGCAACTCACATACACCTTCTCGCCGGGACGCGCGCCGTCGTCGTCCCGGAAGACCTGCCCGCAGCGCTCCTCGCCCCGGCAGGGTGTGCCACGGCCACCGTCGTCTGCGCGGCACGGCGGATCGGGCTCGCCGCGGGTGACGCCGTGGTGGTCCTCGGCTGCGGCATGCTCGGGCTGACGGCGGTGGCCTACGCCCTCGACCGTGGGGCGACGTCGGTGCTCGCCTGCGATCCGAACCCGGCCCGTCGAGCAGCAGCCTCGGAGATCGGGGCGACAGCGGTGTGTGCGCCGGAAGAGTTGGCCGACATCGGCCGCGGAGCGGATGCCATCTTCGAACTGTCCGGGAGCTCGTCTTCTGTCGCCGCTGCACTCGAAGTGGTGGGGCTGGGTGGGCGGATCGTGTTGGTGGGATCGGTGTTTCCCAGTTCAGCTGTGGCGTTCGATCCAGAATTTTTGGTCCGCAACCTCGTCACCGTCTCCGGAAGTCACAATTACGCGCCGTCCGACCTCGTCGAGGCCGTGGAGTTCTTGCAGCGCACACCGGCGGCGCATCTACTGGCTGCTGCCGTCGGCGAGCGTCATCCGCTGGAGGAGATCGATGCTGCCTTCGCCTCTGGGCGGTCCGCAGTGCGGGGCGCCGTCGGCTGA
- a CDS encoding DUF302 domain-containing protein, whose product MNIALSTTLTDTDFDTAVAQTKEALSAQGFGVLTEIDMQATLKAKLGEDMEQYLILGACNPNLAHRAVGVMPQIGLLLPCNVLVRADTTTAGSFLVEAMNPAIMVEVTGETELSSVAQEATTKLQAAISALGGKNS is encoded by the coding sequence ATGAACATTGCACTATCGACCACATTGACCGATACCGACTTCGACACCGCCGTCGCCCAAACCAAAGAAGCACTCTCCGCGCAAGGCTTCGGCGTCCTCACCGAAATCGATATGCAGGCCACCCTGAAAGCCAAGCTCGGCGAAGACATGGAGCAGTACCTGATCCTCGGCGCCTGCAACCCGAACCTCGCGCACCGCGCGGTCGGCGTCATGCCCCAGATCGGACTGCTGCTCCCTTGCAACGTCCTCGTCCGCGCCGACACCACCACCGCAGGATCGTTCCTCGTCGAGGCAATGAACCCCGCCATCATGGTCGAGGTCACCGGCGAAACCGAACTGTCCTCCGTCGCACAGGAAGCGACGACCAAGCTGCAGGCAGCGATCTCCGCTCTCGGCGGCAAGAACTCCTGA
- a CDS encoding class I SAM-dependent methyltransferase: protein MTTHEVGSTIPRPASESFWEPHYQRNIRPWSGLPNAVLADITADLTPGSVLDIGCGEGGDALWLAGRGWTVTAVDVSATVLERARSQAAEQGLTANVTFEKCDVSQSLPGGSFDLVSAQYFHTPIDIPREQVLRRAAESVATQGLLLIVDHASTAPWSWNQDPDVRFPTPQDTLKMLDLDDDHWQPIRVKAAQRTASGPDGQTATVTDNVIALRRTDR from the coding sequence GTGACGACACATGAAGTTGGCTCCACCATCCCACGCCCCGCGTCCGAGTCTTTTTGGGAACCTCACTACCAGAGGAACATTCGACCATGGAGCGGTCTACCCAATGCCGTGCTCGCCGATATCACTGCCGACCTGACTCCGGGATCGGTATTGGACATCGGCTGCGGCGAAGGCGGGGACGCACTCTGGCTCGCAGGCAGGGGATGGACGGTCACGGCGGTCGACGTGTCCGCCACTGTCCTCGAACGCGCCCGCTCCCAGGCCGCAGAGCAGGGCCTCACCGCCAACGTGACCTTTGAGAAATGCGACGTATCGCAGTCCCTGCCAGGCGGATCGTTCGATCTGGTGTCCGCGCAGTACTTCCACACCCCGATCGACATCCCCAGGGAACAGGTCCTTCGCCGAGCGGCAGAGAGCGTCGCAACGCAGGGTCTGCTTCTGATCGTCGATCATGCCTCCACGGCCCCCTGGTCCTGGAACCAGGACCCCGACGTTCGGTTCCCGACACCACAGGACACCCTGAAAATGCTCGACCTCGACGACGATCACTGGCAGCCGATACGCGTGAAAGCAGCACAGCGAACCGCATCGGGGCCAGACGGGCAGACTGCCACGGTGACCGACAACGTCATCGCGCTGCGCCGCACAGATCGTTAG
- a CDS encoding XRE family transcriptional regulator encodes MSTYLEQTISAVGPRLRVLRKQRETTLADLSAATGISESTLSRLESGQRQPTLEQLLALARTYRMQVDELIGGPLTGDPRVHLQPVTRYGMTWLPLTRRAGGVQAHKLIIPAARFGDTPIPSSHEGYEWLYVLNGRVRLVLGDQDLALVPGEAAEFDTHVPHWFSTADDASAELIILFGQQGERAHLRARPEQ; translated from the coding sequence ATGAGCACCTACCTGGAGCAGACCATCAGCGCAGTCGGGCCCCGGCTACGGGTCCTGCGCAAACAACGCGAGACCACACTGGCCGATCTCTCCGCCGCCACCGGCATCTCCGAGAGCACACTGTCTCGACTGGAGTCGGGGCAGCGTCAACCGACCCTCGAACAATTACTCGCCCTGGCGAGGACGTACCGGATGCAGGTAGACGAACTGATCGGCGGCCCGTTGACAGGCGACCCGCGGGTTCATCTACAGCCGGTGACCCGGTACGGGATGACATGGCTACCGCTCACCCGCCGCGCCGGAGGAGTGCAGGCACACAAACTCATCATCCCGGCGGCACGGTTCGGTGATACGCCGATACCTTCCTCACACGAAGGGTACGAATGGCTCTACGTACTCAACGGACGAGTCCGACTCGTACTCGGAGACCAAGACCTGGCCCTCGTCCCCGGCGAAGCAGCCGAGTTCGATACCCATGTCCCACACTGGTTTTCTACCGCAGACGACGCATCTGCCGAACTGATCATCCTCTTCGGCCAGCAAGGTGAGCGCGCACACCTTCGCGCCCGGCCGGAGCAATGA
- a CDS encoding YgaP-like transmembrane domain: protein MIDKFSGWPIERTVPALAAAVAATGLVLGETSSPRWRFLSAFAAANLGLYAAVGWCPASLLLSKTGVPSLRNG from the coding sequence ATGATCGACAAGTTCTCGGGCTGGCCCATCGAACGCACCGTTCCCGCCCTCGCGGCCGCCGTCGCCGCAACCGGTCTGGTCCTCGGCGAAACCAGCTCCCCACGCTGGCGGTTCCTGAGCGCCTTCGCCGCAGCAAACCTGGGCCTCTACGCTGCAGTCGGATGGTGCCCGGCGAGCCTGCTTCTTTCCAAAACCGGCGTGCCCAGTCTACGTAACGGGTAA